Within the Micromonospora citrea genome, the region GACCCCCTCCAGCAGGCGCTCCGAGACCCCCCGGTCCGCCGGCAGCACGCGGGCCACGTCCTCGAAGCCGCGCACGGTGGCGTCGATCGCGTCCTGGAGCTGGCTGATCTCCCACTCGTCCTTGGCCAGCTTCAGCTCCGCGATGGCGATCGCCAGCTCCCAGTCGCGGGCCGGCTGGCCCTGGGCGCGGGGACCGTCGTACGGGCGCACGGCCCGGTCCACCCGCCCGTCGAAGCCGCGCAGCACCCGGGTCCGCCCCGGCGCCAGGTCGGCCAGCGCGCCCTCCAGCTCGGTCAGGTCGGCGGTCGGCACGCCCAGCTCGGTCGACTTCTCGGCCAGGCTGTGCCGCCGGCCGAGCCACAGCTCACCGTGGCGGCTGCGGAAGAACTCGTCGTTCTGCCGGGACGACCGGGGACGCATGTACAGCGTGGCGTCGTGACCCGACCCGTTCGGCCGCAGCACGAGCACGCTGTCCGGTTCGTGGTCGCCCGTCAGGTAGGCGAAGTCACTGCCCGGCCGGAACGGGTACGCGGTGTCGTTGGCGCGAACCTTCTCGCCGCCGGTCGGGATCACCAGGGTCTCGCCCGGGAAGGCGGCGGAGAGCGCGGCGCGGCGCTTGGCGTAGTTGGGCACCTCCGGCCGCGGCCCGATCGGCAGCGTCGTGTCCCGCCAGCCCTGCCGCATGAACGCCAGGAACGCCTCCGGGAAGGCCGGGTCGTGCGACTCGGTGCCGTCGGCCGGCTTGTTGTCGGTGCGTTCCTCGGTCATGCTTCGCTCCCTCCGGATCCGTGCTGGTCCTGACGGTACTCCGCGCCTCGGCGGCCCGGGCGCCCCGGTACGCCCGCCGCGTGGGCCGGGACGGAAGAGGCTGCGGTGCCGCGACGCCCGGTCGGGGCGCGTGGAAAGATGACCACCATGTGCGGACTCCTGGCCTTCTTCAGCGCGCGCGGCGACGCCGCCGCCCACCGCGACAACATCGCCGGGGCGTTGGAATGCCTGCACCACCGCGGACCGGACGAGACCGGTGTCGAGGTGGTCGGCGACGCCTCCGGCCGGTACGCGGACGGGGTGTTCGCGCACAAGCGCCTGGCGATCATCGACGTGGCCTCGAGCCAGGAGCCCCTGTCCTACGCGAACGGGCGCTACCTGCTCACCTTCAACGGCGAGATCTACAACTACATCGAGCTGCGCGAGGAGCTGATCCGGAACTTCGGCGCGCAGTTCGCCACCGCGGGTGACGGCGAGGTGATCGTCGCCGGCTACCACTTCTGGGGCGAGCAGGTGCTCACCCGGCTGCGCGGCATGTTCGCCTTCGTCATCTGGGACCGGCAGGAGCGCCGCGCCTTCGGCGGCCGGGACTACTTCGGCATCAAGCCGCTGCACTACCTGGAGACCGCCGACGGCCTCTACCTCGCCTCGGAGAAGAAGGCGCTGCTGCCCTTCGCGCACTCCAACTACCAGGGCGACGCCGGCATCGACACCGCCAACCTCAGCCACTACCTGACGCTGCAGTACGTGCCGGAGCCCGGCACCCTGCACAAGGGGATCAACCGGATCGGCTCGGGGGAGTACCTCACCTGGACCCCGGGCGGGCGGATCGACGTGCGGCGGTGGTACAGGCCGGTGTTCCGGCCCACCCCGGTCTCCGACGAGCAGCGGCTCTACCACGAGATCCGGGAGACGCTGCGGGAGAGCGTCCGGATGCACATGCGCTCCGACGTGCCGGTCGGCTCGTTCCTCTCCAGCGGCATCGACTCGACCGCCGTGGTCGCCCTGGCGCGCGAGTTCAACCCGAACATCCTCACCTTCACCGTCGGCTACGACGTCCCGGGCTACTCCGAGATCGACGTCGCCCAGGACTCGGCCCGACACCTCGACGTGACGACCATCCCGACGAAGATCGGGCCGTACGACATGATCGAGGCGCTGCCGAAGATCGTCTGGCACCTGGACGACCCGGTGGCCGACCCGGCGCTGGTGCCCCTGTACTTCGTGGCCAAGAAGGCCGCCGAGCACGTCACGGTGGTCCTCTCCGGCGAGGGCGCCGACGAGTTCTTCGGCGGCTACACGATCTACCGCGAGCCGCTGTCGCTCAGCGGCGTCAACGGCCTGCCGGGCGGCGTGCAGAAGGGGCTGCGGGCGGTCTCCAAGGCGATCCCGCAGGGCGTCAAGGGCAAGAGCTTCCTGGAGCGCGGCACCACCCCGATCGAGCAGCGCTACTACGGCAACGCCCGGATGTTCACCGAGGAGGAGAAGCAGCACCTGCTGCGCCGCTACGACCCCTCGGTGCGCTACACCGACGTCACCGCGCCGATCTACGCGGAGTGCACCGAACTCGACGACGTGACCAAGATGCAGTACGTCGACCTCTACACGTGGCTGCGCGGCGACATCCTGGTCAAGGCCGACCGGATCTCGATGGCGCACTCGCTGGAGGTGCGGGTGCCCTTCCTGGACCGGGAGGTCTTCGACGTGGCGTCGCGGATCCCGGTGGACCTGAAGCTCCCGCCGCGCTCCGACGCCACCAAGTACGCGATGCGTCAGGCGCTGCAGGGCGTGGTGCCGCCGGCCATCGTCAACCGCAAGAAGCTCGGCTTCCCGACCCCCACCCGGGTCTGGCTGCGCGGCGAGATGTACGAGTGGGCCCGGCACGTGCTGGCCACCTCCGGCGCGGGCGACCTGCTCGACCTGTCGTACGCGATGCGGCTGCTGGAGGAGCACAAGCGGGAGGAGGCCGACCACTCCCGCAAGGTGTGGACCGTGCTGATCTTCTGCATCTGGCACGCCATCTTCGTGGCGAAGACCCTCGACCCGGGCATCCAGCGCAACCAGTCCGCCCTGCTCACCAAGCCGGTGGTCGGTTCGATGGTCCGCTGAACCACCCCGCCTCCGGGCCCGCCCGCGTCGTCGATCAGGAGGTCTGCGTCACCGGAACGGTCGGTGGTGACGCAGACCTCCTGATCGCTTCAGGGTCGGCGCCCGGCCCGGGTCCAGGGCCCGGGCCGGGGAGTGCGGGTGTCGGGTCAGCGGCCGGAGCAGGTGACCGTGGGCAGGGTGTTGGTGCCGTTGGTGGTGGCGACGAAGCCGAAGGTCGTGGTGCCCTCCGGGGCGATCGTGCCGTTCCAGGCCGCGTTGGTCACGGTGACCGAGGAACCGGATCCGCCCAGCGTGCCGCTCCACAGGCTGTTGATGCTCTGCCCGCTGGGCCACGTCCAGTTCGCCGTCCATCCGGACCACGTCGAGGCGGTGTGATTCATGATCGTGACCTCGCCCTGGAAGCCGCCGTTCCACGAGCCGACCACCTTGTAGACCGCCATGCAGTCACCGTCGTGCGGCGGCGGGGTGGTCGGGCTCGGCGGGGGCGTGGTCGGGTTCGGCGGCGGGGTCGTGGTGGGCGGCGGCAGCGTGCCGCCGGGGCCGACGCCGGTCACCTCGCCGTTGCCCCCGTCGAAGGTCACGTCCGAGCAGCCGAAGAAGTTCTCCTGGCTGTCCGAGCGGACCCACCGCGAGTAGATGATGTGCCGGCCGCTCTTGTTGGCCGGCAGGTTGCCGCTGAAGTAGTAGTGCCCGTCGTTGGTGCCGACCGCACCCCGCTGGGGCGGGTTGGTCACCGTCAGGAACGGCTGCTCCTCCAGGTCGCTCCAGGCCAGCGGGCGGGTGGGGCTCCAGCTGTCCTTCGTCACGTAGAAGTAGAAGGTGCCGGGGTGGTGGGCCCAGTTGCTGTAGCGGAACTCCATCCGCGCCCCGGCCGTCAGGTGGGTCAGCGGCCAGTCGGTGCGGGCCAGGTCGTAGCCGGCGAAGCCGGTGTTGCCGCCGCTGCACAGCTTGCCGTCCGGGATGTAGCCGACGGTCCGGCCGCCGGCGTCGGAGCGCAGCACGCTGAACCAGTTGTAGAGCGAGTTGGCGCCGCTCTGCGCCACGGCGGCCGAGCAGGCGGGGTTGTTCGGCCTGATCTCGCCGGTGGCGGTGAGGCCGTCCTTCCAGCACAGGAACGTCCGGCTGCCGGGGGTCATGGCGGCGCCGTGCGCGGCGGCGGGGTCGGGCCCCGCCGTCAGGGCGACGGCGCCCACGAGGAGGGTGGCGGCCGCGGTGAGCAACGCGGCCGTACGCGATCGGTGGGACACGGGTTCTCCTGACTCGCGGGACGCGGGCGTCCCGCGGGTGACGCGGGGTGGCAGCGCCGGCCGCCCCGCTGCACGAGCGGATACGACGGTCGCGGCGGACGTGCCCCGGCGCGGATGGCCGGCGGACGTGCGCCGTCGGCGGCCCGTTCTCGCGGGCCGGTGCCCTCGCGTGGATGTGAACCCGGCGCCGGCGGCACGGCAGCCCCCGCACCGCCCGGCATGCGCCATCCCACCACGCGGGCGGGACGGCGCGCAATAGCCCTTTCTCGATGTGTCAGTAACGCTCGGCGAGGTGTTCGCGGCCGGGCGGCGGCTCGTAGGCCGCCGGCCAGAACTCGGTGATCTCGCGGACCAGACCGGCGTCGTCGAGGTCGAAGAAGCTCGTGGCGGGGAGCTGCTCGCCCCGGTAGGCGCAGGTGATCCAGGTGGCGGCGTGCCGGCCCGAGGCGACCGCGCGGGTCACCGCGAGATGCCAGTCGCCGGGGTATTCCTGGTTGAAGCGCAGGAACGACTCCCGGCCGACGATCCGCTCGCGGGTCTGCGGCATGTGGTAGACCACGTCGTCGGCGAGCAGGCCGGCGAGGGTGTCCCAGTCCCTCGCCTCCAACGCCGTCCAGTAGGCCGACACGGCGGCTTCGGTGTTCATCATGGCGCGTACTGTGCCAGCCTGGTGCGACACGTTGAGTCGGCGCGCGGTGCGGACGAGGGGGAGCGGATGGGTTACGCGGTGGTGCTCGGTGAGGCGCTGGTCGACCTGCTCGACACCGAGTGCGACGGGGAGCCGGTCTACCGGCAGGCCGTCGGCGGCGGGCCGCTGAACGTGGCGGTCTGCGTCGCCCGGCTCGGCGGCGCGGTGCAGTTCGTCGGGTCGCTCGGCGACGACGCCCTGGCCGGGCGGATCCGCGACTTCCTGGCCGGGGCCGGCGTCGGCCTGGCCGGGGCGGTCACCGTCGCCGCCCCGACCGCGCTGGCGGTGGCCACCTTCGCCGGGCCCGAGCCCGACTTCCGGTTCTACGGCGAGCCGCCCTCCTACGGCCTGCTCGGCCCCGACGACCTCGACGCCGACCTGGTCGCGGGCGCCGACGTCCTGTACTGCGGGTCGATCGTGCTGCTCCAGCCGTCGGTGCTGGCCGCCGCTCGCCGGGCCTGGGCGCTGGCCGGCGGCCTGCGGGTCCTCGACCCCAACGTGCGACCCCGGCTGCTCGACGGGCCGGCCGCGCTGGCCGGGCTGCGCGAGATCGTGGCCGAGTTCGCCGCCGGCGCCCACCTGGTCAAGCTGAGCGCGGCCGACGCGAAGCTGCTCTACCCCGGCGAGCCGGAGGAGGGGGTGGCGGCGTACCTGCGGGAACTCGGCGCGGGCACCGTCGTGGTCACCCTCGGCGCAGCCGGCGCGGTGGTCGCCGCCGCCGGCGCCGATCCGGTACGCGTGCCCGCCCCGAAGGTGGAAGCGGTGGACGCGACCGGCGCCGGCGACTCGGTGATGGGGGCGCTCGTCGCCGACCTGCTGACCGACGGCGAACCCGCCGCGCCGGCCGGCTGGCACGAGCGGGTGGCCTTCGCGCTGCGGGTGGCCGCCCTGGTCTGCGAGTCGCCGGGCGGCGCGACCGCCATGCCCACCCGCGCCGAGGTCCTCGCCCGCTTCGCCCGCTGACCCGGAACCGTTCCGTCCGGTCGCCGACGGGTGGGAGGCCGCCCGCCGGCGCCCTCAGGCGGTGCCGTCGAGCTCGGCGTAGCCGCGGCGCGCGGCGTGCAGGGCGGGGCGCGCGCCGAAGGGCGCCTCGGCGGCGACGCGCTCGGGCGGGGCGCCGCCGGTGTGCCCGGCCCGGATGAGCCAGGCCAGCTCGACGAGCTGGGCGTGCTGCGCGCGGACGAACGCGGCGTCCACCGGCTCGCCGTGCCCCGGCACGACGACGGTCGCCGGGGTGGTCATCCGGAGCAGCTCGGCCAGGGCGTCCGGCCACTGCAGGGGGTAGGACTCCTCGAAGGCGGGCGGGCCGCTCTGCTCCACCAGGTCGCCGGCGACGAGCACGTCGGCGTCCGGCACGTGCACCACGAGGTCGCCCGCGGTGTGCCCGCGACCGGGATGGCGCAGCACCACCCGCCGGCCGCCCACGTCGAGCACGGTCTCGCCGTGCACGGTGTGGGTGGGCGCGAGCAGCGTGGTGCCGGGCAGCTCCTCGGCCAGCGCGGGGTGCTCGTCGCGCATCTCCTCGTACGCCTCCCGGCGCAGCCGGTCCGCCTCCTCGCGCATCGCCGCGGCGGCCACCTCGTGGGCGTAGACCGGGCGCGGCGGGTCGGCGGCGAGGGTCGCGTTGCCGAAGCAGTGGTCGAAGTGGTGGTGGGTGTTCACCACCGTCCACGGGTGGGTGGTGACCGCCCGGGCGGCGGCGGCCAGCTCGGCGGCCTGCCCGGCGGTGGAGAGCGTGTCGACCAGCAGCGCCGCCCCGTCGCCGACGACCAGCGTGACGTTGACGTGCAGCAGCGGCTCGCGCAGCACGTGCACCCCGTCGGCGACCTGCGTGAAGCCGGCGGTCATGACGACCGCGCGGCGCGTTCCACGAAGCGCTGCCGGTCGACCAGCACCCGCTCCACCCGGCCCTCGGCGACCGTCTCGTCGCCGTCGCTGACGCTCACCTCGAAGTGCAGGCGTCGCCCCTCGACCGCGGCCAGCCGGGCCTGCGCCACCACCGTCCGCCCCACCGGGGTGGCCGCGCGGTGGTCGAGCTCGACGCGGGTGCCGACCGTCGTCGACCCGCTGGGCATCCGGGTGGCGGTGGCCGCCACGGTGGCGGCCTCGGCGAGGGCGAGCACCCGGGGCGTGCCCAGCACCGGCACGTCCCCGGAGCCCACCGCCTGGGCGGTGTCGGTGTCGGTGACGGTCAGCTCCACCCGGGCGGTCAGACCCGGCGTGAGGGCGGGCTCCGGCTGCTGCTGCATGGTCAGAGCCTAGACGAGACGGCACCCGGTGGCGGGCCGCCCGCGCGGGAGCGTGGTGGTCGGCGTCGGTGGATGCCGCCCGCGCCGTTAACCTTGACCGCGATGTCTGTCGCGACCGACCCCCAGCCCCCCGCCCGGACCGGCCCACCCGCCTCGCCCGACGGCGGGCGTCGGCGCGTGGTCGCGATGACGGTCTGGGGGGTCGCCTTCGTCGCCGGCTGGCTCGGCATCGGCCTGCCGACCGACCCGGCCTACGCGTTCCTGTGGATCTGGGCGGCGACGATCGCCTGGAACAGCAGCCGCCCCTGGCGCAGCCACCTGCGCTTCGCCCGGGACTGGGTGCCGGTGGTGCTGCTGCTCGCGGTCTACAACCTCTCCCGGGGCTTCGCCGACAACGGCGCGACCCCGCACGCGTACGAGCTGATCGTCGCCGACCGGGTCATGTTCGGCTGGGCGACCGGCGGCGAGGTGCCGACGGTCTGGCTCCAGCAGCACCTCTACCGGCTCGAGGTGCACTGGTGGGACGTCCTCGTGAGCTGGGTCTACTTCTCCCACTTCGTGGTGGCGCTGGCCGCCGCGGCGGTGCTCTGGCTGCGCGACCGGGGGCGCTGGGCGGCGTTCATGCGCCGCTGGGGCTTCCTGTGCGCCACCGGGCTGGTCACCTACTTCCTCTACCCGGCCGCCCCGCCGTGGTGGGCGGCGCAGAACGGCCTGCTGGAGGAGGTCGCCCGGATCTCCACCCGGGGCTGGAAGGCGTTCGGCATGCACGGCGCGGGCAACCTGCTCAACGCCGGGCAGATCGCCTCCAACCCGGTGGCCGCCATGCCGTCGCTGCACACCGCGTTCGCCCTGTTCGTGGTGCTGTTCTTCATCCGGCAGACCCGCCGCCGCTGGTGGCCGCTGCTGCTGGCGTACCCGCTGGCGATGACCTTCACGCTGGTCTACTCGGGCGAGCACTACGTCATCGACGTGCTGGTCGGCTGGGCGTACGTCGGGATGACCTTCCTGGCGGTCGGCCTGGCGGAGCGCTGGTGGGCGGCCCGCCGGGCCCGCCGGCAGCCCGCCGGCAGCGACGCCGGGCCGGCCGATCCGCCGGCCCCCGCCGAACCGCCGGCGGTGCCGGCGACGCGCTGACCGCCGGGCGCGTCTGCCCGCACCTGCTGGTCGGTGGTCTGCTGGCCGTGGTCGCCCGGGCGGCGGTCAGCCCGCCCGCCGGGCGGCGCGCGCCCGGTCGGTCAGCTCCGCCGCCAGGGCCCACGCCTCGGCCAGGTCGCGGTCCCGGGCGGCCGCGCCGGCCCCGCCGGCGGTGTCGGCGTGCACCGTCGCCAGCCCCAGCCGCCGCTGCGCCGGCCCCTGCACCACCCGCACGCTCTGGATCCGGGCGTACGGCACGAGCGCCACCTGCCGCGTGAGCAGGCCGGACCGCACCGCGAAGACCCGGTCGTCCAGGCCGGCGCCGAGCACGTCCCGGCTCAGCGGGTTGAGCCAGCGGGCCCGCGCGGGGGGCGGGCTCAACGGCAGCGCGGCGAGCCGCACCCCGGGCAGCACCTCGGCCACGATCGCCTCGCCGGTCGGCAGGTCCCCGACGGGGAGCAGCCGGTCCGGGCGGTTACGGTCGTCGCCCTCGCCGGCGGAGTAGCCGGCCACCTCCAGGCGCAGCCGCAGCCAGCCCTTGACCCGCCACAGCAGCGGCCAGCTCACCCCGACGGTCTGCACTCGGTCCAGCGGGACCGTCTGGGCGCGGGTCTCCAGCAGCCCGTTGCGGATCCGCAGCGTGCCCTCGTCGCGGGCGAGCCGGAAGTTCCAGTCGTCGAGCACCCGGCGCACCGGCTGCAGCAGCACACCCGCCATGGCGGTGAGGGTGCTCGCCACCGCGATGAACGACCACGAGTCCTCGGAGAGGAACTGGGCCAGCACGAACGCCACGCCGAACGGGATCATGAACGCCTGCGGCGTCAGCAACTGGCTGACCAGCAGGTCGTTGTTGCGGACGGTGTGCAGCGGCCGGCCGGGCGGCGCGGACACCTCCGCCGGCGCCGCACCCGTCTCCGCCTCCGCCGCGACCCCGCCGGCCTGTGCCCGCCCCGCCAGGACGAGCAGCCGCCCGCGCAGCGCGGTCGCGTCGGCGACGCTCAGGTATGCCAGCGGCGCCTCGGTCTTGCCCCCGCCCACCACCTCCAGCCGCAGCTCGGCCAGGCCGGTGAGCTGGGCGAGCAGCGGGCGGACCACCTCGACGGCCTGGAGCCGTTCCAGCGGGATCGCCCGGGTGCGCCGCCAGACGAGCCCTTCGTGCACCCGCAGCTCGCGGCCGACCACGTGGTAGCCGGTGTGGTACCAGCTCACCACCGCCAGCACGGTCGCGCCCAGCGCCAGCACGACCGCCATCAGCGCGAACCAGCCGAAGCCGACCCGGGACAGCGTCGACCAGGACAGGCCGGCGATCACCACGACCAGCGACTTCGCGCCGTGCAGCGCGGGGCTGAGCGGATGCAGCCGCTGCCGGGGCTCGTGCGGCTCCGGCGCCCTGCCCACCTGCGCCGGCCCGGCGAACGAGGCCGCCGTGCCCGCCGGCGCCGGCCCGGTGAACGCGGGCGGCGGGTGCGGGCCGTCCGGGGCGTGGGCGGCGGCCGGATCCGGTCCGGCCGGCGCGGCGGCGGCCAGCCCGGGCGGGTCCGTCCGGTCCGCCGCGGGGCCGGCCGGGTCGCTCACAGCCCCTCCGCCCGGTCCTCGCCGAGCGCGGTGAGCCGATCGCGCAGCCGTGACGCCTCCGCCGGGCGCAGCCCCGGCACCCGGGCGTCGCTCGCCGCCGCCGCGGTGTGCAACTGCACGGTGGCCAGGTTGAACGCCCGCTCCAGCGGCCCGGCGCTGACGTCCACGAACTGCATCCGGGAGTACGGCACGATGGAGAGCCGGCGCACCAGCAGCCCGTGCCGCACCAGCAGGTCGTCCTCCCGCTCGGCGTACCCCCAGGCGCGTACGGCCCGGACGATGGTCACGACCCGCAGGGCGCCCAACAGCAGCACCACGCCGAACGCGACGCCGACGGGCCAGGCCCCGCTGAGCGCCCAGCCGACACCCAGCCCGAGCAGGACCACGCCCAGCAGCATCGCCAGCCGCAGCAGCTCCACCCAGATCAGGTCCGACGAGATCGTCTGCCAGCGGACCGTGTCCGGCCACGGCTCCAGCGGGCCCGCCGCGGGGCGGGGCGCCGCCGGCGGCGGGCCGGCGAACTCGGCACCGGTCACCGGAGAAATCCGTTGTGCGCGCTCACCCTTCGAGCGTAGGCGATCCGGCCACCGGTACGACCTCCCGGAGGAAGCCACGGGCGTCGAGAAAGTCGCCGAGGGTCGAGCGGTGCTCGGCGCAGGCGAGCCAGGTCTTGCGCCGGTCGGCGTCGTGCAGCCGGGGATTGTTCCACCGCAGCGCCCAGCGGGCGGGGGCACGACAGCCGCGCGACGAGCAGATCAGCGGCTCGTCGGTGGGGAGGGGGTCGCTCATCCGGCCCACTCTAGGGCGGGACGGGAGATTGAGCGCCGGGCGGCCACGGGGGGAGCCGCCCGGCGACGGGGTGAATCGTACACGCGCCGGACCCGTCGGTGTCCACCCGGTGAGCGACGATTCCGCCACGTGGAACGGCGTGGCGGAACGGCCCGGCGATCCGGCGAGCGGGGGCGGCGCGGCGAAAATCGGGTTCTCCCCACCTCGGCACTCAGCCGGGCATGCGAGTCTTGGTACGCACCACGCCGCGCGACAACCGATCATGCTGTGGAGGACCGGTGGCCCAGCCGACCACGCCCGACGCCCCGACGCCCAACGGGACGCGCCCGGAGACATCCGCGCCGGCGACCACGCCGGCCGAGGACGCGACCCTGCTGGAGCGGGCGCTGTTCGAGATCAAGCGGGTGATCGTCGGGCAGGATCGGATGGTCGAGCGGATGTTCGTCGCGCTGCTGGCCCGGGGCCACTGCCTGCTGGAGGGCGTGCCCGGGGTGGCCAAGACGCTCGCCGTGGAGACGCTGGCCAGGGTCGTCGGTGGCTCCTTCGCCCGGGTGCAGTTCACCCCCGACCTGGTGCCGGCCGACATCATGGGCACCCGCATCTACCGGCAGTCGAGCGAGAAGTTCGACGTCGAGCTGGGCCCCGTCTTCGTCAACTTCCTGCTCGCCGACGAGATCAACCGGGCGCCGGCCAAGGTGCAGTCGGCGCTGCTGGAGGTGATGAGCGAGCGGCAGGTCTCCATCGGCGGGGAGACCCACCGGGTGCCCGACCCGTTCCTGGTGATGGCCACGCAGAACCCGATCGAGCAGGAGGGCGTCTACCCGCTGCCCGAGGCGCAGCGGGACCGCTTCCTCATGAAGATCGTCGTCGGCTACCCGACCGACGCCGAGGAGCGGGAGATCGTCTACCGGATGGGGGTGGCCCCGCCCGAGCCGGTACCGGTGTTCACCACCGCCGACCTGGTCGCGTTGCAGCGGAAGGCGGACCAGGTGTTCGTGCACAACGCCCTGGTCGACTACGCGGTCCGCCTGGTGCTGGCCACGCGCGCCCCGGCGGAGCACGGCATGCCGGACGTCGCCCAGCTCATCCAGTACGGCGCCAGCCCGCGCGCCTCGCTCGGCCTCGTCCGGGCCACCCGGGCGCTGGCGCTGCTGCGGGGCCGCGACTACGCGCTGCCGCAGGACGTGCAGGACATCGCGCCGGACATCCTGCGCCACCGGCTGGTGCTCAGCTACGACGCGCTCGCCGACGACGTGCCCGCCGACCACGTCGTGCACCGGGTGATGTCCACGATCCCGCTGCCGTCGGTCGCGCCCCGCCAGCAGGCCACACCGACGCCGACCGCCACGCCGCCCGGTGCCGGTTGGCCCGGGCAGCGGCCGTGACCTCACCCGTCCGTCGGCCCGCCGACACCCCCTCGGACCGTACCGAAGCCGTCCTGTCGCGGCTGCAACTGCTGGTCACCCGCAAACTCGACGGCCTGCTCCAGGGCGACTACGCCGGCCTGCTGCCGGGGCCGGGCAGCGAGGCGGGGGAGTCCCGGGAATACCGCCCCGGCGACGACGTGCGCCGGATGGACTGGCCGGTGACGGCCCGCACGACGATGCCGCACGTGCGGCGTACGGTGGCCGACCGCGAGCTGGAGACGTGGCTGGCGGTGGACCTCTCGGCCAGCCTGGACTTCGGAACCGGCCGGTGGCTCAAGCGGGACGTCGTGGTGGCGGCCGCGGCGGCGCTGACCCACCTGACCGTGCGCGGCGGCAACCGGATCGGGGCGGTGATCGGCAGCGGCGGCGGCACGAGCGCTCCGGCGCGCCGCTGGCGCGGCGCGCCCCCGGTCCCCGGCCCGGACGTGTTCACCCGGGTGCCCGCCCGCTCCGGCCGCAAGGAGGCACAGGGGCTGCTGCGGGCGATCGCCGGCACCGAGATCCGCCCGGGGCGCAGCGATCTGGGCACGCTGGTGGACATGCTCAACCGGCCGCCCCGGCGGCGCGGGGTGGCGGTGGTCATCTCCGACTTCCTCGCCCCGACCGACCGCTGGGCCCGGCCGCTGCGCAAGCTGCGCGTCCGCCACGACGTGCTGGCGATCGAGGTGGTCGACCCGCGGGAGCTGGAGCTGCCCGACGTCGGGGTGCTGCCGGTGGTCGACCCGGAGACCGGGGGCCTGCACGAGGTGCAGACCGCGGACCCGCTGCTGCGACACCGCTACGCCGAGGCGGCGGCCGCCCAGCGGGCGGAGATCTCCGCCGCGCTGCGCGGCGCGGGCGCGGCCCACCTGC harbors:
- a CDS encoding phosphatase PAP2 family protein, translating into MSVATDPQPPARTGPPASPDGGRRRVVAMTVWGVAFVAGWLGIGLPTDPAYAFLWIWAATIAWNSSRPWRSHLRFARDWVPVVLLLAVYNLSRGFADNGATPHAYELIVADRVMFGWATGGEVPTVWLQQHLYRLEVHWWDVLVSWVYFSHFVVALAAAAVLWLRDRGRWAAFMRRWGFLCATGLVTYFLYPAAPPWWAAQNGLLEEVARISTRGWKAFGMHGAGNLLNAGQIASNPVAAMPSLHTAFALFVVLFFIRQTRRRWWPLLLAYPLAMTFTLVYSGEHYVIDVLVGWAYVGMTFLAVGLAERWWAARRARRQPAGSDAGPADPPAPAEPPAVPATR
- a CDS encoding lytic polysaccharide monooxygenase — encoded protein: MSHRSRTAALLTAAATLLVGAVALTAGPDPAAAHGAAMTPGSRTFLCWKDGLTATGEIRPNNPACSAAVAQSGANSLYNWFSVLRSDAGGRTVGYIPDGKLCSGGNTGFAGYDLARTDWPLTHLTAGARMEFRYSNWAHHPGTFYFYVTKDSWSPTRPLAWSDLEEQPFLTVTNPPQRGAVGTNDGHYYFSGNLPANKSGRHIIYSRWVRSDSQENFFGCSDVTFDGGNGEVTGVGPGGTLPPPTTTPPPNPTTPPPSPTTPPPHDGDCMAVYKVVGSWNGGFQGEVTIMNHTASTWSGWTANWTWPSGQSINSLWSGTLGGSGSSVTVTNAAWNGTIAPEGTTTFGFVATTNGTNTLPTVTCSGR
- a CDS encoding thioesterase family protein, with translation MTMQQQPEPALTPGLTARVELTVTDTDTAQAVGSGDVPVLGTPRVLALAEAATVAATATRMPSGSTTVGTRVELDHRAATPVGRTVVAQARLAAVEGRRLHFEVSVSDGDETVAEGRVERVLVDRQRFVERAARSS
- a CDS encoding PfkB family carbohydrate kinase, whose protein sequence is MGYAVVLGEALVDLLDTECDGEPVYRQAVGGGPLNVAVCVARLGGAVQFVGSLGDDALAGRIRDFLAGAGVGLAGAVTVAAPTALAVATFAGPEPDFRFYGEPPSYGLLGPDDLDADLVAGADVLYCGSIVLLQPSVLAAARRAWALAGGLRVLDPNVRPRLLDGPAALAGLREIVAEFAAGAHLVKLSAADAKLLYPGEPEEGVAAYLRELGAGTVVVTLGAAGAVVAAAGADPVRVPAPKVEAVDATGAGDSVMGALVADLLTDGEPAAPAGWHERVAFALRVAALVCESPGGATAMPTRAEVLARFAR
- a CDS encoding aminopeptidase P family protein; protein product: MTEERTDNKPADGTESHDPAFPEAFLAFMRQGWRDTTLPIGPRPEVPNYAKRRAALSAAFPGETLVIPTGGEKVRANDTAYPFRPGSDFAYLTGDHEPDSVLVLRPNGSGHDATLYMRPRSSRQNDEFFRSRHGELWLGRRHSLAEKSTELGVPTADLTELEGALADLAPGRTRVLRGFDGRVDRAVRPYDGPRAQGQPARDWELAIAIAELKLAKDEWEISQLQDAIDATVRGFEDVARVLPADRGVSERLLEGVFALRARHDGNDVGYGSIVGAGEHATILHWVRNNGSTRPGELLLMDMGVENRHLYTADVTRVLPVDGRFSPLQRQVYDVVYASQQAGIDAIRPGVAFRDVHLTCMRVLAEGLADLGLLPGSVDEAMDEKSTVYRRWTLHGFGHMLGIDVHDCSNARDENYKKGTLGEGYVLTVEPGLYFQPEDEMVPEELRGIGIRIEDDILVTATGAVNLSAGLPRAADEVETWLAEQREAGPRLPG
- a CDS encoding MBL fold metallo-hydrolase; amino-acid sequence: MTAGFTQVADGVHVLREPLLHVNVTLVVGDGAALLVDTLSTAGQAAELAAAARAVTTHPWTVVNTHHHFDHCFGNATLAADPPRPVYAHEVAAAAMREEADRLRREAYEEMRDEHPALAEELPGTTLLAPTHTVHGETVLDVGGRRVVLRHPGRGHTAGDLVVHVPDADVLVAGDLVEQSGPPAFEESYPLQWPDALAELLRMTTPATVVVPGHGEPVDAAFVRAQHAQLVELAWLIRAGHTGGAPPERVAAEAPFGARPALHAARRGYAELDGTA
- the asnB gene encoding asparagine synthase (glutamine-hydrolyzing), translated to MCGLLAFFSARGDAAAHRDNIAGALECLHHRGPDETGVEVVGDASGRYADGVFAHKRLAIIDVASSQEPLSYANGRYLLTFNGEIYNYIELREELIRNFGAQFATAGDGEVIVAGYHFWGEQVLTRLRGMFAFVIWDRQERRAFGGRDYFGIKPLHYLETADGLYLASEKKALLPFAHSNYQGDAGIDTANLSHYLTLQYVPEPGTLHKGINRIGSGEYLTWTPGGRIDVRRWYRPVFRPTPVSDEQRLYHEIRETLRESVRMHMRSDVPVGSFLSSGIDSTAVVALAREFNPNILTFTVGYDVPGYSEIDVAQDSARHLDVTTIPTKIGPYDMIEALPKIVWHLDDPVADPALVPLYFVAKKAAEHVTVVLSGEGADEFFGGYTIYREPLSLSGVNGLPGGVQKGLRAVSKAIPQGVKGKSFLERGTTPIEQRYYGNARMFTEEEKQHLLRRYDPSVRYTDVTAPIYAECTELDDVTKMQYVDLYTWLRGDILVKADRISMAHSLEVRVPFLDREVFDVASRIPVDLKLPPRSDATKYAMRQALQGVVPPAIVNRKKLGFPTPTRVWLRGEMYEWARHVLATSGAGDLLDLSYAMRLLEEHKREEADHSRKVWTVLIFCIWHAIFVAKTLDPGIQRNQSALLTKPVVGSMVR
- a CDS encoding nuclear transport factor 2 family protein; this translates as MMNTEAAVSAYWTALEARDWDTLAGLLADDVVYHMPQTRERIVGRESFLRFNQEYPGDWHLAVTRAVASGRHAATWITCAYRGEQLPATSFFDLDDAGLVREITEFWPAAYEPPPGREHLAERY